The following proteins are encoded in a genomic region of Vibrio spartinae:
- the traI gene encoding TraI/MobA(P) family conjugative relaxase, which yields MIAKHVPMRSQGKSDFAGLVNYITDHQSKAHRLGSVRLNNCEAETVRDAISEVLATQFKNTRAKSDKTYHLIVSFPSGEWLEANTLAAIEERICQGVGYGEHQRVSAVHNDTDNQHIHIAINKIHPTRNTIHEPYYPHKKLAEMCEAIEQDFGLQPDNHIPRKRGAESRAMDMERHSGIESLVGWVKRECMNEIKSANSWQALHRVMQDNGLQLRTRGNGLVIVADGEAIIKASTLGREFSKPKLEARLGPFEVAETDSVKPSRQYTHRPVRLKVNTTELYARYQAEQKRAAASKSQALEQARRDKDRQVENAKRKGRGRRAAIKLTGSNKLTKKLLYKQASDALKSDLERIHKRYQEQRQTIYQSNKRQAWADWLKSQALQGDSEALKALRSREAAQKLKGNTLKGDAVQTEPKATVDTITKKGIIIYRAGNSAVRDDGERLQVSTASNQTSVLAALKVAMERYGDRITVNGSPEFKARVIKAAVDGNLSIKFADPGLERRRQALIAQSKKAKRSDKPGVLPIGKVPPSRRGRLQNLSQLEVLAIQSAPVTEKAVVMPALEQRKAKLQAEQAAKKAKRQHKSRSR from the coding sequence ATGATCGCCAAGCATGTACCGATGCGTTCACAGGGCAAATCTGACTTTGCTGGCCTGGTGAATTACATCACCGATCACCAGAGTAAAGCACATCGACTTGGTAGTGTTCGTTTAAATAACTGTGAAGCGGAAACCGTGCGCGATGCGATCAGTGAGGTGTTGGCGACTCAGTTTAAGAACACCCGAGCGAAGAGTGATAAAACCTATCACCTGATAGTGAGCTTCCCGAGTGGTGAGTGGTTAGAAGCGAATACCTTGGCTGCGATAGAAGAGCGCATTTGTCAGGGGGTGGGCTATGGGGAGCATCAGCGTGTCAGTGCGGTACACAACGATACGGACAATCAACATATCCATATCGCCATCAATAAGATTCATCCTACACGCAACACAATCCATGAACCGTATTACCCGCATAAGAAGCTAGCGGAAATGTGCGAGGCCATCGAGCAGGACTTTGGTTTGCAGCCGGATAATCATATACCGCGCAAGCGAGGGGCCGAATCACGGGCGATGGATATGGAGCGGCATTCGGGTATTGAAAGCTTAGTGGGTTGGGTGAAGCGCGAATGTATGAACGAGATCAAATCAGCCAATAGCTGGCAGGCGTTGCATCGGGTCATGCAGGACAATGGTTTGCAGTTAAGAACCAGAGGAAATGGGCTAGTGATCGTTGCCGATGGTGAAGCGATCATCAAAGCGAGCACCTTGGGGCGTGAGTTTTCTAAACCCAAACTCGAAGCGCGCCTTGGTCCCTTTGAAGTAGCTGAGACGGATTCAGTTAAGCCGAGCCGCCAATACACACATCGACCGGTTCGCTTGAAGGTGAATACCACCGAGCTATATGCCCGTTATCAAGCTGAGCAGAAACGTGCCGCAGCGAGTAAGTCGCAAGCCCTTGAACAGGCCCGCCGTGATAAAGATCGACAGGTTGAAAACGCCAAGAGAAAAGGGCGAGGCCGTCGTGCGGCGATTAAGTTAACTGGCAGCAATAAGCTTACTAAGAAGCTTTTGTACAAACAGGCCAGTGATGCATTGAAAAGCGATCTTGAACGCATCCACAAACGTTACCAAGAGCAACGGCAAACGATATATCAAAGCAATAAACGCCAAGCCTGGGCGGATTGGTTAAAAAGCCAAGCATTGCAGGGAGATAGCGAAGCCCTCAAAGCGCTACGTAGCCGAGAAGCGGCACAAAAGCTTAAAGGCAACACGCTAAAAGGGGATGCAGTTCAGACCGAGCCCAAAGCAACGGTCGATACGATTACGAAAAAAGGCATCATTATTTATCGAGCAGGTAACAGTGCTGTGCGTGATGATGGTGAGCGTCTACAAGTGTCGACGGCTTCCAACCAAACCAGTGTTTTAGCTGCGCTAAAGGTAGCAATGGAGCGTTACGGTGATCGTATTACCGTGAATGGCTCGCCTGAGTTCAAGGCGCGAGTGATCAAGGCGGCAGTAGATGGCAACCTGTCTATAAAGTTTGCCGACCCAGGGCTAGAGCGTCGCCGTCAGGCATTAATAGCCCAGAGCAAAAAGGCCAAACGGTCAGATAAGCCTGGTGTGTTACCGATTGGCAAAGTGCCACCTTCACGCCGTGGCCGGTTGCAGAATCTATCTCAGTTAGAGGTTTTAGCTATTCAGTCAGCCCCTGTAACTGAAAAAGCGGTGGTCATGCCAGCATTAGAGCAGCGTAAAGCCAAGCTGCAAGCTGAGCAGGCAGCTAAAAAAGCGAAACGACAACATAAGAGCCGATCACGTTGA
- the trbL gene encoding P-type conjugative transfer protein TrbL: MSKIFIRLMMTLSILLTSQTASAAIEPNGVLDEVAVRFMTASATWGTVITNYAAWLFWTLGTISLVWTGGTLILKQADIREFFAEFVRFILTFGFFLWLLRNGPEFATSIIDSLRMIGAQAGGLSRDLTPSEPISIAFDIIVKAGESYSITSPIDNLSIFLITLAILACMAVVAANVLLALVTAWILVYAGVFVLGFGGSRWTSDIAINYFRSVLGVALKLMTMTLLIGIAMSIMDGFYADLSNDAPMRELLVIFVVSLVLVMLIHSVPNVIASLVPGGGAAAGAGSISAGAMAGAAVATGGMAAGAAMATTGGASAIQAAFAKAGENVANNTDVMSSLGGAFNSGGDSDEAGSFSQASGQSSSGGESSGGFKGSAVKAGRIAADTSANLIKGMGDMAGDRISGTTGGRLASSIRNNMKDNADDDDKEGD; the protein is encoded by the coding sequence ATGAGCAAGATATTCATTCGACTTATGATGACTCTGAGCATTTTACTGACTTCGCAAACAGCATCAGCGGCCATTGAGCCTAATGGTGTCCTAGATGAAGTGGCCGTGCGTTTCATGACGGCAAGTGCTACTTGGGGTACGGTAATTACAAACTATGCCGCCTGGCTATTCTGGACGCTGGGTACGATATCCCTTGTTTGGACTGGAGGGACCTTAATCCTTAAGCAAGCGGATATAAGAGAGTTTTTTGCCGAGTTCGTGCGCTTCATTTTGACGTTTGGTTTCTTTCTATGGCTACTCAGAAACGGCCCAGAGTTTGCCACGTCAATTATCGACTCATTGAGAATGATCGGTGCTCAAGCCGGTGGCCTTTCGAGAGATCTAACCCCGTCAGAGCCTATTAGTATTGCGTTCGACATTATTGTGAAAGCTGGTGAGTCCTACAGCATCACAAGTCCGATAGATAACTTGTCTATCTTCTTAATCACGCTGGCAATTTTGGCGTGTATGGCGGTAGTGGCGGCCAATGTGTTGTTGGCCTTGGTGACGGCTTGGATATTAGTCTATGCCGGTGTTTTCGTGCTGGGGTTTGGTGGTTCGCGTTGGACTTCAGATATAGCAATCAACTACTTCAGAAGCGTATTGGGTGTTGCTTTGAAGTTGATGACAATGACGTTGCTTATTGGCATTGCCATGTCGATCATGGACGGTTTCTATGCCGATCTATCCAATGATGCCCCCATGCGTGAACTGCTGGTGATCTTTGTCGTTTCACTGGTTCTCGTGATGCTCATTCACTCTGTTCCCAATGTGATCGCCAGCCTGGTTCCTGGAGGCGGTGCAGCAGCAGGTGCTGGCAGTATCAGTGCCGGGGCCATGGCCGGAGCGGCTGTTGCTACTGGTGGTATGGCTGCCGGTGCCGCAATGGCTACCACCGGCGGTGCGTCTGCTATTCAGGCTGCATTTGCAAAAGCGGGTGAGAACGTAGCGAATAATACGGACGTTATGTCGAGCCTGGGCGGTGCATTTAATAGCGGTGGTGATTCTGACGAGGCTGGCTCCTTCTCCCAAGCTTCCGGTCAATCTTCTAGCGGTGGCGAATCCTCTGGCGGCTTTAAAGGTAGCGCTGTAAAAGCGGGGCGTATTGCTGCGGATACCAGTGCGAATTTGATAAAGGGAATGGGTGATATGGCCGGGGATAGAATCAGCGGCACTACCGGAGGTCGTCTAGCTAGTTCGATCCGAAACAATATGAAAGATAACGCGGATGATGACGATAAGGAGGGGGACTGA
- a CDS encoding conjugal transfer protein TrbL, translating to MTIRRGTDEASPAFDNDSLGGGGTGWMNQTGGFDGLSSEDQEEARQAHAEWQERDPEKHTFDIEYYVSYAQERQQERNEEVASFVKKGRTT from the coding sequence ATGACGATAAGGAGGGGGACTGATGAGGCTTCCCCTGCATTTGACAACGATAGCTTAGGCGGTGGCGGCACTGGCTGGATGAATCAAACTGGCGGCTTTGATGGCCTATCCAGTGAGGATCAAGAAGAAGCCCGCCAAGCACACGCAGAATGGCAAGAGCGCGATCCGGAAAAGCACACCTTCGACATTGAATACTACGTTTCATACGCTCAGGAACGCCAGCAGGAGCGCAACGAAGAGGTTGCCAGTTTTGTTAAAAAAGGCCGCACGACCTAA
- a CDS encoding type I toxin-antitoxin system ptaRNA1 family toxin, with amino-acid sequence MTITHNIEIQHAIHQAAIKLASLEFIDQETAQQISPVAEAVANMFTILYYQAETGRATPEDFEQALVTIRQVTMN; translated from the coding sequence ATGACAATCACACATAATATCGAAATTCAGCACGCAATTCATCAGGCAGCAATCAAGCTGGCCTCCCTGGAATTCATCGATCAGGAAACCGCACAGCAGATTTCGCCTGTCGCAGAAGCGGTCGCCAATATGTTTACGATACTCTACTACCAAGCTGAAACTGGCCGAGCGACGCCGGAGGACTTCGAGCAGGCGCTGGTCACTATTCGACAAGTGACTATGAACTAA
- a CDS encoding AAA family ATPase, translated as MRTIKIENCNSIESAEIKITEGVLNIKYGPNGLGKSTIARSIISSVANDGSLQGLKPFKYRGVPGEHEPSVQGVEDIGSVLVFDDTYVSQFVFQRDEVLKNSFDIFIKNDAFLGAMQEIEELFSGIKSAFDNNEELESAISDLKELRDAFGVTKKGELSKSSKGYKAFGSGNKIENIPDELKPFEDFLKCEQPASWISWQAKGNAFLELSDNCPYCASSIQEPGKKDTAKQVSKEYDSKAVEHLNNLRTIIDRLGKYFEQTCREKLESVTKSKIELSPEEINFLASLRGDVETLLSKLEGLRSISFFSLRDVEKIEDEVEKLKVDLSLLEKLNSPETTSVVEPINTKLQELIERVGELKGKINKHKRLIEKSIIDNQSSINDFLSSAGYKYSVTIQAEADSYKMKLVHQDFDEHIETASQHLSYGEKNAFALVLFMHQVLSEKPDLAILDDPVSSFDKTKKFAILNELFRGKASLRDSTVLMLTHDIEPAIDVIRSVKRLFQHSKPTACFLSSIAGVVSEAEINECDIQTFAQICETNVRDLSDEVIKCIYLRRHFEILNDLGEEYNYLANLLHGRATPIRKTDAGDVDMLPEEVEKAQARIEEFIPGFDYGELLKILTDKEEMERRFFDSTIGYDKLQLFRVYKAMHIPKGKEDGVLQKFVNETFHIENEYVMQLNPHKFDNVPEYVVLECERALAGD; from the coding sequence GTGCGGACTATAAAAATAGAAAACTGCAACAGCATAGAGAGCGCTGAAATAAAAATAACTGAAGGTGTGTTGAATATTAAGTATGGCCCAAATGGACTAGGAAAAAGCACGATTGCACGTTCAATTATCTCCTCGGTAGCTAATGATGGTTCGTTGCAAGGTTTAAAGCCTTTTAAGTATCGAGGTGTTCCTGGAGAACACGAACCATCAGTGCAAGGCGTTGAAGATATAGGTTCTGTTTTGGTTTTTGATGATACTTATGTTTCCCAGTTTGTTTTTCAGAGAGACGAGGTTCTTAAAAATAGTTTTGATATTTTTATTAAAAACGATGCTTTTTTGGGCGCCATGCAGGAAATTGAAGAACTTTTCTCTGGAATAAAGTCCGCATTTGACAATAACGAAGAGCTCGAAAGTGCTATCTCCGACTTGAAAGAACTGCGTGATGCTTTTGGGGTGACTAAAAAGGGGGAACTCTCAAAATCTAGTAAAGGATATAAGGCTTTTGGCTCTGGCAATAAAATTGAAAATATTCCAGATGAATTAAAGCCATTCGAAGATTTCCTCAAATGTGAGCAACCTGCTAGTTGGATATCATGGCAGGCAAAAGGCAATGCCTTTTTAGAATTGTCAGATAATTGCCCTTACTGTGCTTCAAGTATTCAAGAGCCTGGAAAAAAAGACACTGCAAAGCAGGTATCCAAAGAATATGACTCTAAAGCTGTAGAGCATCTAAACAACCTAAGGACAATCATTGATAGGCTTGGTAAATACTTCGAACAGACATGTCGAGAAAAGCTAGAATCCGTTACCAAGTCCAAGATTGAACTGTCCCCTGAAGAAATAAATTTCTTGGCTTCTTTGCGTGGGGATGTTGAAACACTGCTATCAAAGCTAGAAGGTTTACGCTCAATTTCTTTTTTCTCGTTAAGAGATGTGGAAAAAATAGAGGATGAGGTTGAAAAACTGAAGGTCGATCTGAGTTTGTTGGAAAAGCTTAACTCACCTGAAACTACATCAGTTGTAGAACCAATTAATACCAAACTTCAGGAGCTAATAGAAAGAGTTGGTGAGCTGAAGGGAAAAATCAACAAACATAAGCGGCTGATTGAGAAATCTATCATAGATAACCAAAGCAGTATTAATGATTTCCTAAGTTCTGCTGGCTATAAATATAGTGTGACAATCCAGGCTGAAGCTGATTCTTACAAGATGAAGCTGGTCCATCAGGATTTCGATGAACACATAGAAACTGCTTCCCAGCACCTAAGCTATGGTGAAAAGAATGCTTTTGCTCTTGTTCTTTTTATGCACCAGGTTCTTAGTGAAAAGCCTGATCTTGCAATTTTAGATGACCCTGTCTCTAGCTTTGATAAGACGAAAAAGTTTGCAATTTTGAATGAGCTTTTTAGAGGGAAGGCGAGTTTACGTGATTCTACAGTTTTAATGCTCACACACGACATTGAGCCTGCTATTGATGTTATACGAAGTGTAAAAAGGTTGTTCCAACACTCCAAGCCAACTGCTTGTTTTTTATCCTCTATAGCGGGAGTTGTTTCTGAAGCTGAGATCAACGAATGTGATATACAGACATTTGCACAAATATGCGAAACGAACGTTCGTGATTTGTCGGATGAGGTCATTAAATGCATATATCTTAGGCGCCATTTTGAGATTCTTAATGACCTTGGTGAGGAGTATAATTATCTTGCAAACCTTCTGCATGGTCGAGCGACCCCAATTAGGAAGACTGATGCGGGCGATGTAGATATGTTGCCTGAAGAAGTAGAGAAGGCTCAGGCCAGAATAGAAGAATTTATTCCAGGATTTGATTATGGTGAACTGCTTAAAATCCTTACCGATAAAGAAGAGATGGAGAGAAGGTTTTTTGATTCAACTATAGGGTACGACAAGCTTCAACTCTTCAGAGTTTACAAAGCAATGCATATTCCTAAAGGTAAGGAAGATGGTGTATTACAAAAGTTTGTTAATGAAACCTTCCATATCGAGAACGAATATGTCATGCAATTGAATCCGCATAAATTTGATAATGTTCCCGAGTATGTTGTTCTTGAGTGTGAGAGGGCCCTTGCTGGTGACTAA
- a CDS encoding pentapeptide repeat-containing protein, whose translation MLPKRRKGLSRLSVFYRKTKFKQIRNKFYSKAQCFKADFSSTYFTNVNFKGAILTSCSFKNASFSQVEFLGTNLKKSNFKGASFKYCVFSGTLMKKTNFSNCRFEKCTFVNTNLEDAKNIVLDSSNIVLTHHPSPVLDDELQTLVNALRFNPKLQNSRVLHLKGGKINGLTMHSLIDRLGIIRLKVGLKKLDGDLPYRVVTANGLCNAIDRASRSV comes from the coding sequence GTGCTTCCGAAAAGAAGAAAAGGGTTATCTCGACTATCTGTGTTCTATAGAAAAACAAAATTTAAGCAGATTCGTAATAAGTTTTACTCCAAGGCACAGTGCTTTAAAGCAGACTTCTCAAGTACTTATTTTACTAACGTAAACTTTAAGGGTGCGATATTAACCAGTTGTAGCTTCAAAAATGCATCCTTTTCTCAAGTTGAGTTCCTCGGAACAAATCTAAAAAAGTCAAACTTCAAAGGTGCGAGTTTCAAGTATTGTGTGTTTTCAGGTACGTTGATGAAAAAGACTAATTTTTCAAATTGTCGCTTCGAAAAGTGTACTTTTGTAAATACCAACTTAGAAGATGCCAAAAATATAGTTCTTGACAGCTCCAATATCGTTCTAACTCACCACCCGTCACCTGTTTTAGATGATGAGTTACAAACTTTAGTCAATGCCCTAAGGTTTAACCCCAAGCTACAAAATAGTAGGGTTCTGCATTTAAAGGGGGGAAAAATTAATGGACTAACAATGCATAGTCTCATTGATCGTCTAGGGATCATCAGGCTAAAAGTAGGTTTGAAAAAATTAGATGGAGATCTGCCTTATCGAGTAGTTACAGCAAATGGCCTATGTAACGCTATTGACAGAGCTTCCCGCTCCGTTTAA
- a CDS encoding DUF1330 domain-containing protein, with product MPKGYLIAHLTVINADLYAEYGKAAEEAVKPFNPKIVAWTGQYENLEGEAHQQHMIFEFSSFTEAKRFYDSDSYQAAKKLRAKAATGTFVLIEGFE from the coding sequence ATGCCTAAAGGGTACCTTATCGCACATCTTACCGTCATTAATGCCGATTTATATGCAGAATACGGCAAAGCAGCTGAAGAAGCAGTAAAACCATTCAACCCCAAGATTGTGGCTTGGACTGGGCAATATGAAAATCTGGAAGGGGAGGCTCACCAACAGCATATGATTTTTGAATTCTCCTCTTTTACCGAGGCTAAACGCTTTTATGACAGTGACAGCTATCAAGCCGCGAAGAAGTTACGCGCCAAGGCGGCTACCGGCACGTTTGTTCTTATTGAAGGGTTCGAATAA
- a CDS encoding aldo/keto reductase, translating into MKYNQLGQTGLYVSELCLGTMTLGGNSDAGKWSNIGAVKQKEANQLIERALEAGINFIDTADIYSHGQSERIVGQALKELSVPRDEVILATKTGGPMGPKPNQKGASRGHIMDSVQRSLERLQLDYIDLYQIHASDPITPVEETLRALDDLTRQGLVRYVGVSNWNAGRIGKALGLSQALHTNRIQTLQAYYSIAGRDLERELLPLVSEEKLGLLVWSPLAGGLLSGKFGPGAPTEEGARRNNFDFPPVELDRAWQCVREMRAIAQAKGVSVSRIALAWLLSRPAVTSVIIGVKRMEQLEDNLGACDVVLSADELERLDNVSSLPPYYPDWMITLQNEYRQPPSSEIQV; encoded by the coding sequence ATGAAGTACAACCAACTTGGCCAAACCGGCCTTTATGTTTCAGAGCTTTGTCTTGGCACCATGACCTTAGGTGGCAATAGTGATGCAGGTAAGTGGTCAAATATAGGTGCCGTAAAGCAAAAAGAAGCTAATCAGTTAATAGAGCGCGCTTTAGAAGCCGGAATTAACTTTATTGATACCGCTGACATATATTCTCACGGTCAGTCAGAGCGTATCGTTGGGCAAGCACTGAAAGAACTCAGTGTCCCCCGCGATGAAGTTATTCTTGCTACGAAAACCGGTGGGCCGATGGGGCCTAAACCCAATCAGAAAGGCGCGTCACGCGGCCATATTATGGACTCGGTTCAACGAAGTTTGGAACGTTTGCAGTTAGATTATATCGACCTATATCAAATTCACGCCAGTGATCCCATCACGCCAGTTGAAGAAACACTGCGGGCATTAGATGATCTAACGCGTCAAGGCTTGGTGCGCTATGTCGGCGTTTCAAACTGGAACGCAGGCCGTATCGGTAAAGCACTAGGCCTAAGCCAAGCGCTTCATACCAACCGAATTCAGACCCTGCAGGCTTATTACTCTATTGCCGGACGCGACCTTGAACGAGAATTGTTGCCTCTGGTCAGTGAAGAGAAATTGGGCTTGCTGGTTTGGTCACCACTCGCTGGCGGTTTATTGTCTGGAAAATTTGGGCCTGGTGCACCAACGGAAGAAGGCGCGAGGCGCAACAACTTCGATTTTCCTCCAGTGGAATTAGACCGAGCTTGGCAATGTGTTAGAGAGATGCGAGCCATTGCACAGGCTAAAGGGGTTTCTGTTAGTCGTATTGCCTTGGCTTGGCTATTAAGCCGTCCGGCGGTAACTAGCGTCATTATCGGTGTGAAACGTATGGAGCAACTCGAAGACAATCTGGGAGCTTGTGACGTTGTGTTAAGTGCCGACGAGTTAGAGCGTCTTGACAACGTCAGTTCGCTACCGCCTTACTACCCCGATTGGATGATTACCCTGCAAAATGAGTACCGTCAACCGCCATCATCAGAGATCCAAGTTTGA
- a CDS encoding LysR family transcriptional regulator produces MKSLNILTIFCRVAEMASFTRAAEALGIPKGRASVSVRDLEKELGVALFHRTTRNVQLTEDGQAFYKRAADLLAEAQELEMMFVTKESALAGKLRVDMSTEMARSVVIPALPQLLSTHPELELELSSTDRRVDLAREGFDCAIRYGPIVDETLVAIPLGRLRMINAASPDYLRSHGTPHTLNDLTTQRHKMVHYSPILGGEQDGWEYPDKDGYKSLALPGAVQVNNVQAYHECGLAGVGLIQAGQPALNVHIENGRLVEVLPNLRPEPLTASLVVAHRRNLSKRVRCFKQWLEEILEPYLV; encoded by the coding sequence ATGAAAAGTCTCAATATCTTAACTATTTTTTGCCGAGTGGCAGAAATGGCCAGTTTTACCCGCGCAGCTGAAGCGCTGGGTATCCCCAAAGGGCGGGCCTCCGTATCAGTTCGCGATTTAGAAAAAGAATTGGGGGTTGCATTATTTCACCGCACCACGCGTAACGTTCAATTGACAGAGGATGGGCAAGCATTTTATAAGCGCGCGGCAGATCTTTTGGCTGAGGCGCAAGAATTGGAAATGATGTTTGTTACCAAAGAATCGGCTTTGGCAGGCAAGCTAAGAGTCGATATGTCAACCGAAATGGCACGAAGTGTCGTAATCCCTGCGCTCCCTCAATTACTTTCTACTCATCCGGAACTTGAACTGGAGCTTTCCAGTACTGATCGGCGGGTCGATCTGGCACGTGAAGGCTTTGACTGCGCGATTCGTTATGGCCCTATCGTTGATGAGACTCTAGTGGCAATACCGTTGGGGCGACTGCGGATGATTAATGCTGCCAGTCCCGACTATTTACGCAGTCATGGCACACCACACACACTAAATGACCTCACCACCCAGAGGCATAAAATGGTTCATTACAGCCCAATTCTTGGTGGTGAACAAGATGGTTGGGAATATCCTGACAAAGACGGTTATAAGTCGCTTGCCTTGCCGGGCGCGGTACAGGTAAACAATGTTCAAGCTTATCATGAATGCGGATTGGCTGGGGTTGGGCTTATTCAGGCAGGACAACCGGCTCTTAATGTACACATAGAAAATGGGAGGCTAGTGGAGGTCTTACCAAACCTGCGCCCCGAGCCACTTACAGCTTCTTTAGTCGTTGCCCATCGGCGTAATCTTTCAAAACGAGTTCGGTGTTTTAAACAGTGGTTGGAAGAGATATTAGAGCCTTATCTTGTTTAG
- a CDS encoding ATP-binding cassette domain-containing protein, giving the protein MTDRPIRIVRARTHNLKNVTLDIPKHQVVAFTGVSGSGKSSLLFDTIAAESQRQLAETYSTFVRNRLPHFGQPDADRLENLPASIVIDQRRLGGNARSTVGTVTEIYALLRLPELTFLGRTDFVVLSRTPSCSSASHCQK; this is encoded by the coding sequence ATGACTGATCGGCCGATACGCATTGTTCGAGCCAGAACCCACAACCTGAAAAATGTGACCCTCGATATCCCAAAACATCAAGTCGTCGCTTTTACCGGTGTTTCCGGCTCGGGTAAGTCGTCACTTTTGTTCGATACAATCGCAGCAGAATCCCAACGTCAACTGGCTGAAACCTATTCAACCTTCGTTCGTAACCGACTGCCTCATTTTGGTCAGCCTGATGCCGATCGTCTCGAAAATTTACCGGCATCCATTGTGATTGACCAACGTAGACTGGGTGGCAATGCTCGCTCTACCGTCGGAACAGTGACCGAGATCTATGCGCTACTGCGTCTGCCTGAGCTGACTTTTCTTGGACGGACCGACTTTGTTGTGCTCTCTCGTACTCCTTCTTGTTCATCCGCCAGCCATTGCCAAAAATGA
- a CDS encoding MarR family winged helix-turn-helix transcriptional regulator, protein MLEVLRVNGALRPSIMSKQLGISRTQLSKALRVLKDLQLVEQTSDDNDGRVQATRLSAQGTAFMERAAKQRHGTAQLVASVMTAGKQAIFAELCHKAIRGLQTEIGEHD, encoded by the coding sequence GTGCTCGAAGTACTGCGTGTTAACGGAGCTTTACGTCCGTCCATCATGAGTAAGCAGCTCGGAATTTCCCGGACTCAACTGTCAAAAGCACTACGCGTGCTCAAAGATTTGCAGTTGGTAGAACAGACGTCGGACGACAACGATGGCCGTGTTCAGGCGACGCGGTTAAGTGCTCAGGGCACTGCTTTCATGGAACGAGCCGCCAAGCAGCGACACGGGACAGCCCAGTTAGTCGCATCAGTGATGACCGCCGGAAAACAGGCGATCTTCGCTGAACTCTGTCATAAAGCCATCAGGGGATTGCAAACGGAGATCGGTGAGCATGACTGA
- a CDS encoding YolA family protein: protein MKINFIKYLASTAIIAGIGVTVHAEEVPRSQQAILSLSPLTSQINPIPAEVTGTSLVKSGKVELAPAPPLSSMWVYAVGSSDCGWESTAGLTVTTCNHGGSALRAAVLEIGYGSSSIAWMNGGILPRSAQYASTSVCVTGNYYTWPCTAGQIVVGWLVEYNLDGHQNGTFKYQNTSTNSPWNTMSVRIRIL, encoded by the coding sequence ATGAAAATAAATTTCATTAAATACTTAGCATCAACAGCAATAATTGCAGGAATAGGCGTTACCGTTCATGCTGAGGAAGTTCCTCGCAGCCAACAAGCCATCTTATCGTTGTCACCACTTACCAGTCAGATCAATCCAATACCCGCTGAAGTGACAGGCACCTCTCTGGTGAAGTCTGGTAAAGTAGAATTAGCACCGGCTCCCCCACTATCTTCCATGTGGGTATATGCTGTTGGATCAAGTGATTGTGGGTGGGAGTCTACCGCTGGCCTTACAGTAACAACATGCAATCACGGTGGCTCGGCTCTGCGTGCTGCTGTGTTGGAAATCGGCTACGGTTCAAGCAGTATTGCCTGGATGAATGGTGGTATCTTGCCTCGTTCAGCTCAATATGCAAGCACGTCTGTTTGTGTCACGGGTAATTATTACACATGGCCCTGCACTGCAGGACAAATTGTGGTTGGGTGGCTTGTTGAATATAACCTCGACGGCCACCAAAACGGAACTTTCAAGTACCAGAACACATCCACAAATTCACCATGGAATACCATGTCAGTGCGGATCAGGATATTATAA